In Drosophila willistoni isolate 14030-0811.24 chromosome XR unlocalized genomic scaffold, UCI_dwil_1.1 Seg144, whole genome shotgun sequence, one DNA window encodes the following:
- the LOC6639101 gene encoding mediator of RNA polymerase II transcription subunit 12 has product MLSMLQEKRPLKRTRLGPPDIYPQDAKQREDELTPTNVKHGFTTTPPLSDEFGTAHNSNVNASKVSAFFSGVLAKKEELMTLQDTGRKKQQINCKDNFWPVSPRRKCTVDAWFKDLAGNKPLLSLAKRAPSFNKKEEIFITLCENQVNMQRATWFIKLSAAYTLSFTESKNKKRSIYDPAAEWTGNMIKFMKELLPKLQEYYQQDHHKPAANGNQSAGLTGGSGPGMGVTTNGNTSSGSGAVSNAVAPCSGQPNVIPVPSMASPLPPIHSPANGGAPGATGPPGSGGVNSAGNVMPPAGSGGSIPPGSSSSSSTASGVAVGAAAVPPGSTISGIGSQFEDSRNALKYWKYCHQLSKYMYEESLLDRQEFLNWILDLLDKMRTQTSFDEPLKKLVLSFALQYMHDFVQSERLCRKMAYIVAKKLAHLLNSAVEQQGLKELEAGGGEKAQNHHQNHHHPDPYELALQEQMNCPHHRDIVLYLSTILQIITIECPTALVWSGIAAHRAPSSLVGSPLDHLPLAPSVLPMPTRCPRTNQELRRQLRAAEADIVVRTQHAEQNWFASKWLSAGKNHYTSVLATLDYLDTHCFERMDQCNSMDTLYAHIFPSKRREDSEPVAVVSGSDQQQQQQSQRPSYEPKQDKDTVRILCEWAVSSQRWGEHRAMVVAILLDKRQIDVTSTPAEQSNDKEDKDSLASGAGLIDGLPVFQHVLMQFLDHDAPVLDEHSSSPQQRTEFTNLVQLFSALIRHDVFWHNAYMHTLISRGDLLLESTLVNKSSVATSKTSPPPPAPPPPTTSHGFDDDGFGGGLDFKHNEFDDSNVDDDLDKLVQNIKEKGQQHEAPDSPKIGPPGDGDGNGTGNGHSTPPISRHYVYTKHFPIPQDDPSMASYSTESNQRYILLFGVGKERDEKKHAVKKMSKEIGKLFTKKFSIDVAEGGKVKKHSRNEFNFEATTAKCQHMAYFDQHVVTAQCAANILEQLNGFASGNNNYLPVQEHVAFLFDLMELALNIYSLLELCDNLLKELPEVEHQLQLKKSNMVRGYTTSLALYIVSILRRYHSCLLLSPEQTMSVFEGLCRTIRHVNNPSECSSAERCILAYLSDLHESCVLLQGKEQSNEYYQQLQCIKRFKDIFNTPEQLGLPPQGYNPQFLQEVFLAPRRGGKIEAHWLRQLHESPANVYSFVSNALIAVCRETDNERLNDMALACAELTASCNVLSEEWIAALQSLCSGSKSPRYPHLGGQVDIGQGRTHNALAVFVCILVARHCFSLADFVSKFALPTLARSVSSGAGVGSVSELSGDAEAGARLTCHLVLKLFKTLEIPQPGMYSVSTSPNPLHAVGSDFSIRLSCDRHLLVGAHKTIPIAAVLAVLKAILIVVDNAALKTPMGSTVGGLGSSSVGGGAFGSGKRSGFNTPVHPGSTPKSNEQRPADLSQILGTSDLQLGSTSLTSEQEALQQPSVGGLEQISLLEFAQAVLKQICAQEHVLERCLKNAEQLCDMIIDEMLTAKQAQRVLHMICYPEAEFNIISELDQRAMIVRILENLGQWTLRISWLDLQLMYRQSFSNTAELNVWLDTVARAAIDVFHMEEVVLPGALKATHKPKPSTWLVAPLIAKLTPAVQGRILRVAGQVLESMNYFSKVPKSDCNSSGSGDEREKSNSCHSSNSYGLGGVATRNKKMPLNYQPFLGLILTCLKGQDEYKENLLVSLYSQLSQCLQSFAELDTIGGVDEPQAREEILDALQLRFSLVGGMFEAIQKNSTPTTDWAILLAQLVCQGVVDLSCNRELFTTVVDMLATLVHSTLVSDSQSERDENKKLYLNLMKKLKKEIGEKNNASIRVIRQLLPLYKQPTEVIACEHAGMDTKGNKICDMDKKQLRISDKQRISVWDILEGHKNPAPFSWVWFGAVKLERKPLTYEDAHRNLKYHTHSLVKPSSYYYEPLPLPPEDIEPVPEKICIKDEMMKADTPSSVDQSPSAVGVGTGRGRGKGTTTRKRKPKNPKTPPVVNTQQGQQPQLAPQPQQQQQQQQQMQQQQQQQQQQQQQQQQQQQLNMQQQQMQNNQMGQMQMNMPMNMQQFGPNPNAMMQQQNAMMQQQQQMQQMTPNQLQQQLNVGGGNGPLNQQVNFMQQGPGAGPGGPGLGGGPQQQQWHNAPQQQQTPQQYHNQYNPHQQNMQMNRIERPPQNTNSKQALSQLLRQRAPSSFQQTQQQQQQQQGVGGFNPMQQQAQQQQQQQQGVGPGGPQQQQMNPQQLRQQQMNAQQNPQTVAAFNAMQQQQQQQQQQQQQQQQQQQQQQTAQQQQQMNPNQQQQQFMRGGNMRPGMAPNQMNQMNMGGQGMSQNTMMQQQMAQGMVGMVGNPNANQLMQSGGVQGGNGVGVGVGVGVGVGVGVGNNPNMGVNVGVGMGAMPQQGMMQQQPQQQVQFQNFQNQYQQQQQQQQQQQQGMQQQGGGAGIGVGVGVGVGVGVGMGPNQQQQQQANLMGNFNPQMQQANRNNPEFMAAAAVQQQQQQQQQQQRGNMPGSMMGGNRGQYMNQAPNVTMSNMMGPGPGGVGVGQVPPYARQQQAGGGKPGVLPTQQQFQQQQQQQQQLRHQQMMQMQGMGGGGGVGVGMGGGPQAAGGANAVGGGGMGVGVGVGVGVGVQQQQSMNQQQTPNLVAQLQRQNMMGQQQQYQHQPPPY; this is encoded by the exons ATGCTCTCCATGCTGCAGGAGAAGCGCCCGCTAAAGCGGACGCGTCTAGGTCCGCCGGATATCTATCCACAGGACGCCAAACAGCGGGAGGACGAGCTGACGCCCACAAATGTAAAGCACGGTTTCACCACGACGCCGCCCCTGTCGGATGAATTTGGAACAGCACACAATTCAAATGTGAATGCCAGCAAAGTGAGTGCCTTCTTCAGCGGCGTCCTGGCCAAGAAGGAGGAGCTGATGACCCTGCAAGACACGGGCCGTAAAAAGCAACAGATCAACTGCAAGGACAATTTCTGGCCAGTGTCGCCGCGTCGCAAGTGCACGGTAGATGCCTGGTTCAAGGATCTGGCAGGCAACAAGCCGCTTCTTAGTCTGGCCAAACGGGCACCATCGTTCAACAAGAAAGAGGAAATCTTTATAACGCTCTGCGAGAATCAGGTGAACATGCAGCGAGCCACTTGGTTCATTAAACTAAGCGCCGCCTACACCTTGAGTTTCACCGAGTCCAAGAATAAGAAGCGTAGTATTTATGACCCGGCGGCAGAGTGGACTGGCAATATGATTAAATTTATGAAGGAGCTTCTGCCCAAGCTTCAGGAGTACTATCAACAAG ATCATCACAAGCCTGCCGCGAATGGCAACCAATCAGCTGGTTTGACTGGAGGATCTGGACCTGGAATGGGTGTTACTACCAATGGGAACACTTCATCCGGTAGCGGAGCTGTGAGCAATGCTGTGGCCCCCTGTAGTGGTCAGCCCAATGTTATCCCTGTACCAAGCATGGCCAGTCCTTTGCCACCAATACATAGTCCAGCCAATGGCGGAGCTCCTGGAGCGACTGGTCCTCCGGGATCGGGAGGTGTCAACTCTGCTGGTAATGTAATGCCTCCAGCTGGATCTGGAGGTAGTATACCTCCAGGATCGTCCTCCTCTTCATCCACCGCCAGCGGTGTGGCAGTGGGCGCTGCAGCTGTTCCACCTGGATCCACGATATCGGGAATTGGCAGTCAGTTTGAAGACAGCCGTAATGCCTTGAAGTATTGGAAGTATTGCCATCAACTGAGCAAATACATGTACGAAGAGTCCCTGTTGGATCGGCAGGAGTTTCTTAACTGGATACTCGATTTGTTGGACAAGATGCGAACCCAGACCAGTTTCGATGAGCCGCTGAAGAAGCTTGTGTTGAGCTTTGCTCTTCAGTATATGCATGACTTTGTCCAGTCGGAACGTCTGTGCCGTAAGATGGCCTACATTGTGGCCAAGAAGTTGGCCCATTTACTCAACTCAGCCGTGGAACAGCAGGGCCTAAAAGAGCTGGAAGCTGGTGGAGGAGAAAAGGCTCAGAACCACCATCAGAACCATCATCACCCGGATCCGTATGAGTTGGCCCTGCAGGAGCAGATGAATTGTCCCCATCATCGGGATATTGTGCTCTATCTGAGCACTATTCTTCAGATCATAACAATTGAATGTCCCACAGCTCTGGTCTGGAGTGGCATAGCCGCCCATCGGGCTCCCTCATCGCTGGTGGGCAGTCCATTGGATCATTTGCCGCTGGCTCCTTCCGTTTTGCCCATGCCAACGCGTTGTCCTCGGACCAATCAGGAACTGCGACGGCAACTGCGTGCCGCCGAAGCCGACATAGTCGTCCGGACCCAGCATGCAGAGCAGAATTGGTTTGCCTCCAAGTGGTTGAGTGCCGGGAAGAACCATTATACTAGTGTCCTGGCCACCCTGGACTACCTGGATACACATTGTTTCGAGCGCATGGATCAGTGCAACAGCATGGATACTCTTTATGCCCACATCTTTCCCAGCAAACGGCGAGAAGATAGTGAGCCCGTGGCAGTGGTTTCTGGATCggatcaacagcagcaacagcagtcGCAACGTCCCAGCTATGAACCTAAGCAGGACAAGGACACTGTCAGGATTCTTTGCGAATGGGCCGTTTCGAGTCAACGGTGGGGCGAACATCGTGCCATGGTGGTGGCGATTCTGTTGGACAAGCGACAGATCGATGTCACCAGCACTCCGGCTGAGCAATCCAACGACAAGGAGGACAAGGATTCATTAGCCTCCGGGGCGGGGTTGATTGACGGATTGCCTGTGTTCCAGCATGTTCTGATGCAGTTCCTCGACCACGATGCACCCGTTTTAGATGAGCATTCCAGCAGTCCGCAGCAGCGCACTGAATTCACCAATTTGGTGCAACTGTTCAGTGCTCTAATACGGCACGATGTCTTTTGGCACAATGCCTACATGCACACGCTAATCTCACGTGGAGATCTGCTACTAGAGTCCACACTGGTGAACAAATCATCGGTGGCCACATCAAAAACATCGCCGCCACCGCCGGCTCCACCGCCGCCGACGACAAGTCACGGCTTCGATGATGATGGCTTTGGCGGCGGATTGGATTTCAAGCACAACGAATTCGATGACTCCAATGTCGATGATGATCTGGATAAACTTGTGCAGAATATCAAGGAGAAGGGTCAACAGCACGAGGCGCCAGACAGTCCAAAGATTGGGCCACCTGGCGATGGTGATGGCAATGGAACTGGCAACGGTCACTCCACTCCGCCCATTTCCCGGCATTATGTGTACACCAAACACTTTCCCATTCCCCAGGATGATCCGAGCATGGCCAGTTACAGCACTGAGAGCAACCAGCGATACATTCTTCTCTTTGGCGTCGGCAAAGAGCGAGACGAGAAGAAGCATGCTGTCAAGAAGATGTCCAAAGAGATTGGCAAACTCTTCACCAAGAAGTTCTCCATCGATGTGGCCGAGGGTGGCAAGGTGAAGAAGCATTCCCGCAACGAGTTTAACTTTGAGGCGACCACCGCCAAGTGCCAGCACATGGCCTACTTCGATCAGCATGTCGTCACCGCTCAATGTGCGGCTAATATTCTGGAGCAGCTGAACGGCTTCGCTTCGGGTAACAATAACTATCTGCCCGTACAGGAGCATGTCGCCTTTCTCTTTGATCTCATGGAGCTGGCCCTGAATATCTATAGTCTGCTGGAGCTGTGCGATAATCTGCTCAAGGAGCTGCCCGAAGTGGAGCATCAGTTGCAGCTGAAAAAATCGAACATGGTCCGCGGGTATACCACCTCGTTGGCCCTCTACATTGTGAGTATTCTGCGACGCTACCACAGCTGCTTGCTCCTCTCTCCGGAGCAAACGATGTCCGTGTTTGAGGGTCTCTGTCGGACGATACGCCATGTGAACAATCCAAGTGAGTGCAGCTCGGCTGAACGCTGCATTCTTGCCTATTTGAGTGATCTGCACGAGTCCTGTGTCCTGCTGCAGGGCAAGGAGCAATCCAATGAGTATTATCAGCAGCTGCAATGCATTAAGCGCTTCAAGGACATCTTCAACACTCCAGAGCAGTTGGGTCTACCCCCACAGGGCTACAATCCTCAATTCCTGCAAGAGGTCTTTCTGGCACCGCGCCGTGGGGGCAAGATTGAAGCCCATTGGCTACGCCAACTTCACGAATCACCGGCGAATGTGTATAGCTTTGTGTCCAATGCCCTTATCGCTGTCTGCCGCGAGACGGATAACGAGCGCTTGAACGATATGGCATTGGCCTGTGCCGAGCTAACGGCCAGTTGCAATGTCCTTTCCGAGGAGTGGATAGCCGCCCTCCAAAGCTTGTGCAGCGGAAGCAAAAGTCCACGGTATCCCCATCTGGGCGGACAGGTGGACATTGGTCAGGGCAGGACCCACAATGCCCTGGCTGTATTCGTCTGCATTTTGGTGGCACGTCATTGCTTTTCTCTGGCGGATTTCGTCAGCAAATTCGCACTGCCCACGTTGGCCCGTTCGGTTAGTAGTGGAGCCGGCGTCGGCAGTGTCAGCGAACTGAGCGGAGATGCCGAGGCTGGAGCCCGTTTGACTTGTCATCTGGTGCTGAAGCTCTTTAAAACTCTGGAGATCCCACAGCCGGGTATGTATTCGGTGAGCACATCACCCAATCCCCTGCACGCCGTGGGCAGTGACTTTAGCATTCGCTTGAGCTGTGATCGCCACCTCCTGGTGGGTGCCCATAAGACGATACCCATTGCCGCTGTCCTGGCTGTCCTAAAGGCCATTCTCATTGTGGTAGACAATGCGGCGCTAAAGACCCCAATGGGATCCACCGTCGGTGGACTCGGTTCCTCCTCGGTGGGTGGTGGGGCATTTGGTAGTGGCAAACGTAGCGGTTTCAATACTCCCGTCCATCCTGGCAGCACACCCAAAAGCAATGAACAGCGACCCGCTGATCTCAGTCAAATTTTGGGCACCAGCGACCTGCAATTGGGCAGCACGAGTCTGACTAGCGAACAGGAGGCTCTTCAGCAGCCTTCGGTTGGTGGACTGGAGCAAATCTCTTTGCTGGAATTCGCCCAGGCGGTGCTCAAACAGATCTGCGCCCAGGAGCATGTCCTGGAACGTTGTTTGAAGAATGCAGAGCAACTGTGCGACATGATCATCGATGAGATGCTCACGGCCAAGCAGGCACAGCGTGTACTCCACATGATTTGTTATCCGGAAGCTGAATTCAATATAATCTCCGAACTGGATCAGCGAGCCATGATTGTGAGGATCCTTGAGAATCTGGGCCAATGGACGTTGCGTATCTCATGGCTGGACCTGCAGCTGATGTATCGCCAATCGTTCAGCAACACGGCAGAGCTGAATGTCTGGCTAGACACGGTTGCCAGGGCGGCCATTGATGTCTTCCACATGGAGGAGGTTGTTCTACCGGGAGCATTGAAAGCCACACATAAACCGAAGCCATCCACCTGGCTAGTTGCTCCATTGATAGCCAAACTTACGCCCGCCGTCCAGGGTCGCATTCTCCGGGTGGCTGGCCAAGTTCTGGAGTCGATGAATTACTTTTCCAAGGTCCCCAAATCGGATTGCAATAGCTCGGGAAGTGGCGATGAGCGGGAGAAGAGCAATAGTTgtcacagcagcaacagctacGGACTGGGAGGTGTGGCCACAAGGAATAAGAAGATGCCACTTAACTATCAGCCATTCCTGGGCCTAATCCTCACCTGCCTAAAAGGTCAAGATGAGTACAAAGAGAATTTACTCGTATCCCTCTACTCGCAGCTCTCCCAGTGTCTTCAATCCTTTGCCGAG TTGGATACAATTGGAGGTGTCGATGAGCCGCAGGCACGTGAAGAAATCCTGGATGCTTTGCAGCTGCGCTTCTCTCTGGTCGGTGGAATGTTCGAGGCCATCCAAAAGAATAGCACTCCCACCACGGATTGGGCCATTCTGTTGGCCCAACTTGTCTGCCAGGGTGTGGTTGACCTCAGTTGCAATCGAGAACTCTTCACCACAGTGGTGGACATGCTGGCCACATTGGTTCATTCGACTCTTGTGTCTGATAGCCAGTCGGAAAGGGATGAGAACAAGAAACTTTATCTCAATCTGAtgaagaaattgaaaaaggaaattgGTGAGAAGAACAATGCCTCGATAAGGGTCATCCGGCAACTGTTGCCACTCTATAAGCAGCCAACTGAG GTCATTGCATGCGAGCATGCTGGAATGGATACAAAGGGCAACAAGATCTGTGACATGGACAAGAAACAATTGCGCATCTCGGATAAGCAACGCATTAGTGTTTGGGATATACTCGAGGGTCACAAGAATCCGGCGCCCTTCTCTTGGGTCTGGTTTGGAGCTGTAAAGCTTGAAAGAAAACCTTTAACCTATGAGGATGCTCATCGTAATCTCAAGTATCATACGCACAGTCTGGTTAAACCGAGTAGCTACTATTATGAACCATTGCCTCTGCCACCGGAAGATATTGAGCCCGTCCCAGAAAAGATTTGCATT AAGGATGAAATGATGAAGGCGGACACTCCCTCTTCGGTGGATCAATCTCCTAGTGCCGTTGGTGTGGGCACTGGCCGAGGTCGCGGTAAGGGAACGACCACACGGAAACGTAAGCCTAAGAATCCCAAAACGCCGCCGGTTGTGAATACTCAACAAGGACAGCAGCCTCAATTGGCGCCTcagccacaacaacagcaacagcagcaacaacaaatgcaacagcagcaacaacaacagcagcaacagcaacaacagcagcagcaacaacaacaactgaatatgcagcaacagcaaatgcAAAACAATCAAATGGGACAAATGCAAATGAATATGCCA ATGAACATGCAACAATTTGGACCCAATCCAAATGCCAtgatgcaacaacaaaatgccatgatgcaacagcaacagcaaatgcAACAAATGACACCGAATCAGCTGCAACAGCAACTTAATGTCGGCGGCGGTAATGGCCCATTGAATCAACAAGTGAACTTTATGCAACAGGGTCCAGGTGCTGGCCCTGGAGGTCCTGGCCTTGGCGGTGggccacagcagcagcaatggcATAATGCaccgcaacagcagcagacCCCGCAGCAATATCACAATCAATATAATCCACATCAGCAGAATATGCAAA TGAATCGCATCGAAAGACCGCCGCAGAATACCAACTCCAAGCAGGCTCTCTCTCAGTTGTTGCGGCAACGTGCTCCTAGCTCCTTCCAACagacacagcagcagcaacaacaacaacagggaGTTGGCGGTTTCAATCCCATGCAGCAGCAagcacaacaacagcaacagcagcaacagggTGTTGGACCTGGAGGaccacagcaacagcaaatgaATCCTCAGCAGTTGCGCCAGCAGCAAATGAATGCCCAGCAAAATCCTCAAACGGTGGCCGCATTCAATGcaatgcagcagcaacaacaacaacagcaacagcagcaacaacaacagcagcagcaacagcaacaacaacagactgcccagcagcaacagcaaatgaATCCgaatcagcaacagcagcaatttATGCGAGGCGGCAATATGCGACCCGGCATGGCGCCAAATCAGATGAATCAAATGAATATGGGTGGCCAAGGTATGTCACAGAATACCATGATGCAACAACAGATGGCCCAAGGAATGGTCGGAATGGTGGGCAATCCCAATGCCAATCAACTGATGCAAAGCGGCGGCGTACAGGGAGGCAATGGCGTTGGTGTTGGTGTGGGTGTTGGTGTTGGCGTTGGCGTCGGAGTGGGAAACAATCCGAATATGGGTGTGAATGTCGGTGTGGGCATGGGCGCCATGCCACAGCAGGGCAtgatgcagcagcagccacagcagCAGGTGCAGTTCCAGAATTTCCAGAATCAatatcagcaacaacaacagcagcagcaacagcagcaacagggCATGCAACAACAAGGCGGAGGAGCCGGCATTGGTGTTGGCGTGGGCGTTGGTGTGGGCGTAGGCGTCGGCATGGGACCtaatcagcagcagcagcaacaagccAATTTGATGGGCAATTTCAATCCTCAAATGCAACAGGCGAATCGAAACAATCCAGAGTTTATGGCTGCAGCCGCcgtgcaacaacaacagcagcagcagcaacaacaacagcgagGCAACATGCCCGGCAGCATGATGGGCGGAAATCGTGGCCAATACATGAACCAAGCACCCAATGTTACAATGTCCAATATGATGGGCCCCGGACCGGGTGGTGTGGGCGTTGGACAGGTGCCACCTTATGCCCGACAGCAACAAGCTGGCGGTGGTAAACCCGGTGTCCTGCCCACACAGCAACAAttccagcaacaacaacaacagcagcaacagctccGACACCAGCAAATGATGCAAATGCAGGGCATGggtggcggcggtggtgttggtgttggcatGGGCGGCGGTCCACAGGCAGCCGGTGGGGCTAATGCTGTTGGTGGCGGCGGCATGGGTGTTGGCGTGGGCGTCGGTGTCGGTGTTGGAgtccaacagcagcagagcatgAATCAACAACAGACTCCCAACCTTGTGGCTCAACTGCAGCGCCAGAACATGAtggggcagcagcagcagtaccAACACCAACCGCCACCGTATTAG
- the LOC6639102 gene encoding uncharacterized protein LOC6639102: MARTTNLSDLSPKCLLMIFKLLPNLEDQLNLARCCRTLRDVFIHLHQRHFHEIQDRHINLKSFEDWQTFLWLCGENVRSLHSYYDDDHPLQLWPLITKYCTRLESLTIRNATVARTQSYLLRMTTLQRVHIRNYKSTSKDLIKNILLRLPYIISLGLESFDRRELQELRHFRNLEELLIYDDIQLSGSEFTAITKSMKNLRVLQLGNAKRFLTTSILKQLSSCCPKLEKLSYNDSTADPMCLVNFSQLQYLQIWCPDELKTRFFKALASQCSTHLAFLVLQRKRWINEEQAQHISALRSLRWLVCKPRDDRSVHWLSGLSKLESLSVQCAREIGETELSLLVANNENLCYLNICYCLGITDSFIVDTLVNLAKRQSHNPLELYAAATDIRRDILERLPTANYPLQMLQVHFEVSDGMVLNDHYFNDEPEFDR, encoded by the exons ATGGCTCGCACAACGAACCTCTCGGACTTGAGCCCCAAATGTCTGTTGATGATATTTAAGCTCCTGCCCAATCTAGAAGAtcaattaaatttagcacGATGCTGTCGGACTTTGCGGGATGTTTTCATTCACCTACATCAACGGCATTTCCATGAGATTCAGGACAGGCACATTAATTTGAAGAGCTTTGAGGATTGGCAAACGTTCTTGTGGCTTTGCGGTGAGAATGTGAGGAGTCTGCACTCCTACTACGACGATGATCATCCTCTGCAGTTATGGCCATTAATTACCAAATATTGCACACGATTGGAGAGTCTGACAATCAGGAATGCCACAGTGGCCAGGACACAGTCGTATCTGTTGCGAATGACGACATTGCAGCGGGTGCATATCAGGAACTACAAGAGCACAAGCAAGgatttaatcaaaaatatCTTACTGCGACTGCCATATATTATAAGTCTGGGCTTGGAGAGCTTCGACCGCAGGGAAT TGCAAGAGCTGCGTCATTTTAGAAATCTTGAGGAGCTCCTTATATACGATGATATCCAGTTATCCGGTTCGGAATTCACAGCAATCACCAAATCAATGAAGAATCTGCGTGTCTTACAACTAGGCAACGCGAAAAGGTTTCTTACCACTAGCATACTCAAACAGTTGTCCTCCTGTTGCCCCAAACTGGAGAAACTTTCGTACAACGACAGCACTGCTGATCCCATGTGCCTGGTGAATTTCTCACAGTTGCAATATCTGCAAATCTGGTGCCCCGATGAGTTGAAAACCCGTTTCTTCAAAGCCTTGGCCAGCCAGTGCTCCACGCATTTGGCATTCCTGGTGCTCCAGCGCAAGCGTTGGATCAATGAGGAGCAGGCCCAACATATCAGTGCCTTGCGTTCGTTAAGATGGCTTGTGTGTAAGCCGCGCGACGATAGATCTGTTCATTGGCTGTCTGGCCTGTCCAAGCTCGAGTCCCTATCGGTGCAGTGTGCTAGGGAAATTGGCGAAACGGAGTTATCACTTTTGGTGGCAAATAATGAAAACTTGTGTTATCTGAATATTTGTTATTGCTTGGGCATAACTGATAGTTTCATTGTGGATACTCTGGTTAATCTGGCCAAACGGCAGAGTCATAATCCTCTCGAATTGTATGCTGCTGCCACGGATATAAGACGCGACATTCTTGAAAGA CTGCCAACCGCTAATTATCCTCTTCAAATGCTTCAAGTGCATTTTGAGGTGAGTGACGGCATGGTCCTGAATGATCATTATTTTAATGATGAGCCCGAATTCGATCGCTAG